AGGACCGCTATCCCCGACTCCTCGAGCACCGGCTCTGAGCGCGTGGCGATCACGCTGCGGTCGTGTACCTCGGCTCCCTCGGCGTAGGACGCGATGGGGGCCCCCGTGACCGTCATGGCCGACCCGTCGATCACGTCGGCGAGCTCGTGCAGGACCGCTCCCAGGCCGCCCGCGTAGCAGAACTCCTCCATCAGGAACTCGCCCGAGGGCATCAGGTTCACGAGCAGCGGGACGTCGCGGCTCAGCTTGTCCCAGTCCTCGAGGTCGAGCGGGATGCCCACCCGTCCGGCGATCGCCTTCAGGTGGAGGACGGCATTGGTTGACCCCCCGATGGCCGCGTTCACCTTTATCGCGTTCTCGAAGGACGTCCTGGACAGCACCTTCGAGATGCGCAGGTCCTCGCGCACCATCTCCACGATGCGGCGCCCCGTCAGGTGCGCCAGCGCGCGCCGCCGCGTGTCGGGAGCCGGGTAGGCGGCCGCCCCCGGGAGGGACATCCCCATCGCCTCGATGAGGCAGGCCATCGTGGAAGCCGTGCCCATCGTCATGCAGTGGCCGTCCGAGCGCGTCTGGCAGCTCTCGGCGGCCAGGAAGTCGTCCATCGACATCCGTCCGGCCGCGACCTCGGCGGAGTACTTCCACACCATCGTCCCGGACCCGACGTCCTGGCCCCGGTACTTCCCGTTGAGCATCGGACCGGACGACAGGCAGATGGCCGGGAGGTCGACGCTGGCGGCTCCCATCAGCATGGCCGGCGTGTTCTTGTCGCAACCGCCGAGCAGGACAACGCCGTCCATCGGGTTGCCGCGGATCGACTCCTCGACGGCCATCGACATCAGGTTCCGCAGGAGCATGGCGGTGGGACGGATGCTGCACTCCCCCAGCGAGATCGAGGGGAACTCGAGCGGCACGCCCCCTGCCTCCCACACGCCCCGCTTCACGTGGTCGGCGATGTCGCGCAGGTTCAGCTGGCACGGGTTGAACTCCGACCAGGTGTTGCAGATGCCGATCACCGGACGGCCGTCGAAGGCGTGGTCGGGCAGCCCGCGTCGGAACCAGCTCCGGTGGATGAACCCGTGGACCCCGCGGTCGCGACCGAACCAGTCCTGGCTGCGGGTCACACCGCCTCCAGGGCCTCTTCGATCCGCGCCATCACGTCGTCGTCCAGGCGCCCGAGCACGTCCAGGGAGCCGAGGTTCTCGCGTACCTGCTCGGGCCGGCTGGCGCCGAGGATCACCGTCGAGACGTTGGGGTTGCGCGCGCACCAGGCTATGGCCAGCTGGGCGAGCGAGCACCCGAGGTTGTCCGCAATCGCCTTGAGGCGCCGGACGGTCGCGTTCGCCTGCTCGTCGGTCAGCCTGTCGCGCAGCCACTCGTAGCCGGCGAGCGCGGCCCGGCTCCCCTCCGGCACGCCCTCGAGGTACTTCCCGGTGAGCAGTCCGGAGGCCAGCGGGCTCCAGGTGGTGAGCCCGAGCCCGATGTCGTCGTAGAGCCGGGCATACTCGTCCTCCACCCGCTCGCGGTGCAGCAGGTGGTACTGGGGCTGCTCCATCACCGGCTTGTGGAGGTGGTGGCGGTCCGCCGTCTCCCAGGCGGCCCGGATCTCGTCCGCGCTCCACTCCGACGTCCCCCAGTAGAGGGCCTTGCCGGAGGAGACGATGTCCGACATGGCCCAGACGGTCTCCTCGACGGGCGTGTCGGGGTCGGGCCGGTGGCAGAAGACGAGGTCGACGAAGTCGAGCTGGAGGCGGTCCAGCGATCCATCGATCGCCTGCATCAGGTACTTGCGGTTCAGGGTGTTGCGGGTGTTCGGCCCGTCGTGGAGCCCCCAGAAGAACTTCGTCGAGACGAGGTAGCTGTGGCGCGGCCAGCCCGCCTTCGCGAGGACCCGGCCC
This DNA window, taken from Actinomycetota bacterium, encodes the following:
- a CDS encoding aldo/keto reductase — encoded protein: MEYRRLGRAGVKVSVLSFGSWVTFKSQLDDGLALECMQAAYEGGVNFFDNAEVYAGGESERIMGRVLAKAGWPRHSYLVSTKFFWGLHDGPNTRNTLNRKYLMQAIDGSLDRLQLDFVDLVFCHRPDPDTPVEETVWAMSDIVSSGKALYWGTSEWSADEIRAAWETADRHHLHKPVMEQPQYHLLHRERVEDEYARLYDDIGLGLTTWSPLASGLLTGKYLEGVPEGSRAALAGYEWLRDRLTDEQANATVRRLKAIADNLGCSLAQLAIAWCARNPNVSTVILGASRPEQVRENLGSLDVLGRLDDDVMARIEEALEAV
- a CDS encoding IlvD/Edd family dehydratase, with protein sequence MTRSQDWFGRDRGVHGFIHRSWFRRGLPDHAFDGRPVIGICNTWSEFNPCQLNLRDIADHVKRGVWEAGGVPLEFPSISLGECSIRPTAMLLRNLMSMAVEESIRGNPMDGVVLLGGCDKNTPAMLMGAASVDLPAICLSSGPMLNGKYRGQDVGSGTMVWKYSAEVAAGRMSMDDFLAAESCQTRSDGHCMTMGTASTMACLIEAMGMSLPGAAAYPAPDTRRRALAHLTGRRIVEMVREDLRISKVLSRTSFENAIKVNAAIGGSTNAVLHLKAIAGRVGIPLDLEDWDKLSRDVPLLVNLMPSGEFLMEEFCYAGGLGAVLHELADVIDGSAMTVTGAPIASYAEGAEVHDRSVIATRSEPVLEESGIAVLRGNLAPKGAILKLSAASPALLTHTGRAVVFESVEDYRARIDDPGLDVDETCVLVLKGCGPKGYPGMAEVGNMKLPRKLLERGVEDMVRISDARMSGTAFGTVILHTAPEAAAGGPLAVVRDGDMVTLDVPNRRLTLEVSEAELADRLRTWEPPRPPDRGWYKLYVDHVLQADEGVDLDFLVGSSGSEVERQSH